One segment of Nostoc piscinale CENA21 DNA contains the following:
- a CDS encoding phosphotransferase family protein, producing the protein MLLPLSSQNITQYLHASGLCSLEDGNLDLSRLPGSSKKNFNLLVTLGNNRQLLIKQEHHQENAANLHEFFNEWLFHQLLKQFPVLGNIAAIASLVVHYDEDNSLLVRNYLSEYLELGSFYQHHQSFPTEIATAIGTTIAALHRATFQRREYRDFMATAPQGQYRYNFYNPAQGIESLTPDIFGAVPKSALQFYSVYQRDESLESAIADLAYEWKPCCLTHNDLTLNNILLHSRWDKLDNCLVRLIDWEACAWGDPAFDLGTLIASYLTIWLSSLVVDVTLELEESLQLAIIPLEAIQPSLLTLIQAYLNTFPAILEHRPDFIERVTQFAGLGLIHQIQAKINYQQQFDNTDMCTLQVAQNLLTMPEKSIQTVFGVTQAEIIQPMATQHQLTQPQKSQKLIPLYYEKTRLRGC; encoded by the coding sequence ATGTTATTACCATTATCTTCTCAAAATATTACACAGTATCTGCACGCATCAGGGCTGTGTAGCTTAGAAGATGGCAATTTAGACTTATCTCGGTTGCCAGGAAGTAGCAAAAAGAATTTCAATTTACTAGTGACTCTGGGAAATAATCGGCAACTGCTAATTAAACAAGAACATCATCAGGAAAATGCGGCAAACCTGCATGAGTTTTTTAATGAATGGCTATTTCATCAATTGCTCAAGCAATTTCCAGTTTTAGGTAATATTGCAGCGATCGCATCATTAGTAGTACATTATGATGAGGATAATTCCCTCCTTGTCCGCAATTATTTAAGTGAATATCTGGAATTAGGTAGCTTTTATCAACATCACCAAAGCTTTCCTACAGAAATAGCCACTGCTATTGGTACAACCATTGCAGCCTTGCATCGCGCAACTTTCCAGCGCCGCGAATATCGTGATTTTATGGCTACAGCGCCACAAGGACAGTATCGCTATAACTTTTACAACCCAGCGCAGGGTATAGAATCACTAACACCAGATATTTTTGGTGCAGTCCCGAAATCAGCATTGCAATTTTATAGTGTTTATCAGCGTGATGAGAGTTTGGAGTCTGCGATCGCAGATTTAGCTTATGAGTGGAAACCTTGCTGCTTAACCCACAACGATTTGACTTTAAATAATATTTTATTACATTCCCGTTGGGATAAATTAGATAACTGCTTAGTGCGCCTCATAGACTGGGAAGCTTGCGCTTGGGGAGATCCAGCATTCGATTTAGGTACTTTAATCGCCAGTTATTTAACAATTTGGCTTTCTAGCTTAGTTGTCGATGTCACACTGGAATTAGAAGAATCCTTACAGTTAGCAATCATCCCACTAGAAGCAATTCAACCTTCATTATTAACTTTAATTCAAGCTTATCTCAATACCTTTCCCGCTATTTTAGAACACCGCCCAGACTTTATAGAGCGTGTTACCCAGTTTGCTGGACTCGGACTAATTCACCAAATTCAAGCAAAAATTAACTATCAGCAGCAATTTGATAATACTGATATGTGTACTCTACAAGTAGCACAAAATCTGCTAACTATGCCAGAAAAATCTATTCAGACTGTTTTCGGTGTTACTCAAGCAGAAATTATCCAACCGATGGCTACACAGCATCAGCTTACCCAACCGCAAAAATCGCAAAAATTAATTCCTTTATATTACGAGAAAACTCGTTTACGCGGCTGTTAA
- a CDS encoding TMEM14 family protein, with protein MNLGIIAAFAYGIFAIVGGIIGYVQARSLVSLLSGGVSGLLLIFFAYWHLQGQPWGLTLAACVAGVLVVVFALRFAKTRKFMPAGLMIVLGALALVLMVHQLVVRKPDIC; from the coding sequence ATGAATTTAGGTATAATTGCTGCTTTTGCCTACGGTATCTTCGCAATTGTTGGTGGAATTATTGGCTATGTGCAAGCTCGTAGTTTGGTTTCGCTTTTGAGTGGTGGTGTTAGTGGTTTGTTACTGATTTTCTTTGCTTACTGGCACTTGCAAGGACAACCTTGGGGTTTGACTTTAGCCGCTTGTGTGGCAGGGGTTTTGGTGGTTGTGTTTGCTTTGAGGTTTGCCAAGACACGTAAGTTTATGCCTGCGGGACTGATGATTGTTTTAGGGGCGCTGGCGCTGGTGTTGATGGTGCATCAGTTGGTGGTTCGGAAGCCAGATATTTGTTAG
- a CDS encoding ATP-binding protein, whose translation MDIPAMPTASTSSYAQVQFLQRQAASLLLYQSVLQSGAAIAFLELLQAIRYTDADGRSCLQAYGNYFHALAASRQNWEDHLISQILLSENPFSRLAQQQDFQELPPALVAAAQHDLHILQSLYECSTAALSEWVQAVTHLPVSPVVWYQEHNHTRNQTLHLPDWENWADAVEELAAYYQKYGVGLFAEYRALRWQDGQFVGIPYPDPIKLTTLVGYEWQRDALLKNTEFLLAGETALHVLLYGSRGSGKSSLVKSLLNEYSDRNLRLLEVGKSYLHDLPKIVEQLRGLPQKFIIFVDDLSFEEDDDAFKALKVVLEGNLTARPQNVVVYATSNRRHLIREYFADRPTPKDNEEIHAWDTMQEKLSFSDRFGLTLTFEPANQNTYLTIIRHLASQAKINLSPEDLEYQALQWATRHNGRSGRTARQFIDFLKADLSLFGTTNNKSDPQPQS comes from the coding sequence ATGGATATTCCCGCGATGCCAACGGCAAGTACTTCGTCCTATGCCCAGGTGCAATTCCTCCAGCGTCAAGCAGCATCTCTTTTACTTTACCAATCTGTCCTCCAGAGCGGAGCCGCGATCGCCTTTCTGGAACTGTTGCAAGCAATACGTTACACTGATGCCGATGGCAGGAGTTGTCTACAAGCCTATGGCAATTATTTCCACGCCTTAGCCGCAAGCCGTCAAAATTGGGAAGACCATTTAATTTCCCAAATACTCCTCTCAGAAAATCCCTTTAGCCGACTGGCGCAGCAACAAGACTTTCAGGAATTACCCCCAGCTTTAGTTGCAGCCGCTCAACATGATTTACATATCTTACAAAGTCTTTATGAATGCAGCACAGCTGCTCTCAGCGAGTGGGTACAAGCTGTAACTCATTTGCCAGTTTCGCCTGTAGTTTGGTACCAAGAACACAATCATACCCGCAACCAAACCCTGCATTTGCCAGATTGGGAAAATTGGGCTGATGCTGTGGAAGAATTAGCCGCTTATTATCAAAAATATGGGGTAGGTTTATTTGCTGAGTATCGCGCCTTGCGTTGGCAAGATGGGCAGTTTGTCGGTATTCCTTATCCTGACCCCATTAAGTTAACTACCCTGGTGGGTTATGAATGGCAGCGTGATGCTTTGCTGAAAAATACAGAGTTTTTACTAGCGGGTGAAACAGCATTGCATGTATTACTTTATGGTAGTCGCGGTTCAGGGAAATCTTCTTTAGTCAAATCTTTGTTGAATGAGTATAGCGATCGCAACCTACGTCTACTAGAAGTTGGCAAATCTTATTTACATGATTTACCAAAAATTGTCGAACAATTACGCGGTTTGCCACAAAAATTTATCATTTTTGTCGATGACCTCTCCTTTGAGGAAGATGACGACGCTTTTAAAGCTCTTAAAGTAGTTTTAGAAGGTAACTTAACAGCACGACCGCAAAATGTAGTTGTCTACGCTACCTCCAACCGCCGTCACCTAATTCGAGAGTATTTCGCTGATAGACCCACCCCCAAGGATAATGAAGAAATCCATGCTTGGGATACGATGCAAGAGAAGTTATCATTTAGCGATCGCTTTGGTTTGACATTAACCTTTGAGCCAGCAAATCAAAATACTTATTTAACAATTATTCGTCATTTAGCGTCACAAGCCAAAATTAATCTCAGTCCAGAAGATTTAGAATATCAAGCATTACAGTGGGCAACCCGTCATAATGGCCGTTCTGGACGCACGGCACGACAATTTATTGACTTTTTAAAAGCAGATTTATCTCTCTTTGGTACAACTAATAATAAATCTGATCCTCAGCCTCAATCTTAA